The nucleotide sequence ACGTCATCGGCCTGAGCTGTGTCACAGTGTGACGTCTGTGATGATATGGAGCTAGAGACGTCATCGTCGTCTGACGTTTCAACCAGGCAGTCTGTGCTGTGCTTTCTCTTCATGCTTCTtggctttttcttcttcgtcttggTGAGTTTGAGTTCCGACTGCCTGAAAAAGTTAGAAGAAATcatcaaacttcttttttttcacaaacatCAAACAATTAAGCAACTTTAAGATGGTCATGCGCAGAACTCTCAAAAACAGGAGACAAGGAGACACAACACATCCCAAGAACAAAAAGCGCTGTGGCAAATTAGAAAAAATAATGAATGTCAAAGTAAAAGAgactgagaagaagaaaaaaaaagcaaacgaGAAACGGAATGTCAGAAAAACGTGAGAAAAGAAAAGgaggaaatgaaataaaaataataattaaaacgTACTTGAGTAACCACTGTGAGATGGACGAGTGGTCAGCGTAGTCCCAATAGCGTTCAGGCCCGGTCACCTCAGTCTTCACTCGCCGCAGTCCAGCGTACGGGTGTTCGTTGCAGTGACGATTGGCGTGGGTGAAGCGACTTGAACAACCTGCAAGGAAAGTATTTTAATGTATGTCCAAAGGTCTGTGTTTCtattctggtgtgtgtgtgtgtgtgtgtgtgtgtgtgtgtgtgtgtgtgtcttaattCAAATCCATTTTGTAGGCTCACATATAGGTGTGTGCATACAATTTAGGAACACAGAAACAACTACAAGTTACAGGAGTCATTATGAACACTCTCTTGGCTTTTAAATGCGAGATTAATTTATTTGTGAAGATATTTTCTGGGAGAACGCAAATGTAAGTTTTCGTAAGCATTTGTCTAAGAGTTTTCCTGGAATTGCTGCAGacactaactcacacacacacacacacacacacacacacacacacacacacacacacacacaaagaaacaagaagaaagaaaaacacacatacagtttACACAGGGTTAAAACACATTGTTTACCTTCATCAGAACAAGCGAAAGGTTTCTCTCCGGTGTGAAGACGTTGGTGTGTTTTGAGTTGACCACTCTGGCAGAAGGCTTTGTCGCAACCAGGAAAGTCACACGCGTATGGCCTTTCGCCTGAAATGCAGTATTATAACATCTTAACTTGTTAACCGAATAACAACAGTTTTTACGTCATTTCAGACGTAAGTCATAATAAATCAACACCAACCGTGAATTCATGACTGAGAGCACAGAGAAAACACTTCTCACTCAGTTGATCCAGCACTCAATTCAAAGAACTGAACACATTGCATGATACTCAGCCCGTTCGTCACACACAGACGTACATGCCAACTGGACCTCgtgctcccctccccctcccctctctctctctctctctctctctctctctctctctctctctctctctctctctctctctctctctctctctctctctctctttctctctacagaTCAAGTCCAACCCGGATATTCTGGCAGTTTTGTATGGAACACTCTTCAGTCGAGAATTTGTTAAAAGTCCCGATGAGTCTCAATTCGTTCAAAAATCACTTTCCATCGTATTTGATGTCACAATACGAACAATCATGTTGATGGAATACTTCGTTACACAATCCTAGAATCCCTCTGTTTGATGTTATACAAAAAATTTCACTCTGTTTGATGTTATAAAATAACCGTGGCTAGGCTGTGACAAAGCATCAATGATCATTATGTGTTAAAGATcagtcaatctctctctctctctctctctctctctctctctctctctctctctctctctctctctctctctctctctctctctctctcgctttctctcctTCCTCCTTCCTCCGGCagtaactaagtaataaaaacatgaataaaataggtagtgaaaacaaggaaataccagctgaatacccttaatcaaacagaacatgttatcaacaatactgaaaacagccctagatgtttatatacattattacattatcactaaaacaacaaatacactacatgtagcctactgatggactgagaaaacaaaatcaggggttgtatttcttgaagaggtgcgttttaagtgctcgtttgaatgcttggggtgactgagagtggcggatgtgaaaggggagagaattccattgtgtgggtgcgcagaaagtaaaagtgcgttgtccgtatgttttggttttggtgtgtggaatggtgaggatgcgacagtcagaagaggcacggagttgtcttgctggagaatagacggtgaggagttcagagaagtaagcaggagacgagccagaaaagaagttaaagcagacgGTGGACAGCAATAGATGAGCAAGttagaggaacacgaacaataaatctcaaaacttttttaaaataaaaggattaagatgtaagccacgaaggccgtggtaataaaaaaaaatgtacagtttggcgactagtgagcctagggtgaggatatgttttctagaaggtagtcgctagaatcaggagggatggcgggagccactcgacctcaacctgagacacgctgatgtgataatctgggcttagagttatacccacagccccatgtccgagtccctgaccagtcggcacagcagcaagctgtgtgaccagcctagagaactgctactgcacaaataatcctggggactcagactatggagctgcatatggtcatataaggttttaaaggtaattctatttgtagcgcatggggcgaaaatgtgttggaatgaatagggttctccacaatggcaggacttgttaaagatatggaagcggcagccgccggcacggaggcgtctgaagatagtgaggaggtttatttggagatcggggtgtagatcgtttatatcaatgggttgataggacagagatgttacatactgacttcgaatgagtttacgaattttactgtagaactcggttactgagtagccgatgttggTGTTAGcagggctagattctgccgcttccgTTTGGcggcgacatccgccagttcttttccccggacccctacgtgagaggggacccagagaaatgatacggatgtgccggatgcgAGCTTGTAGTGAGAGCGTGAGTCAGAGCaaaaaactaccgcacgcggtgtgactgggaggtcatttataaaagtgcatgccatgagcaaggcaaatatctcggctgagaatatggagatgtctttattaagagtatatttccttgagattttgagatctgggatcacaaaggcgcagccaacgctgccgtctgcaaatttggatccgtcagtgaagacttttaaatgctccgagaatttgtagtttagccggggtttcttttgtaacagtagctaggtagacggggttatcttttttggtagtattatcttcactgtcatATAtaatagtaggggtttccttaAGCCAGGGCGGGTTGGActgagggcggggggaccctggccagctcactgaccttcaccccgccgcgtatcggctagaatgcggtttactgtgtcggataagggtagcgttttggccaagagttgagtgctatgtttggtgttggcctcgtaagtttggtgctgaggaaaaaagtcagtcaggacctcccAGCCGGGCAGAGTTCTCTatcgcgtgggctctgacagcatactgagctgactCAACCGGCGGAGTCTTATCTCATCAACAACTCAGTtgaggggcagccacccacactcgctgtagactcgactcttactcgcttgttgttagagtcccagagctatcttgagcgccctgcactctataatagccaggACTACTGAAATACAAATATTGGAAATGCAGTATAGTACATTTCACGTTATTGCCGGTGTCCACGGTACTAATGAAGATCATTaaagctttttttgtgtgttaggTATCCCTTAATCGTGTACTAAAGTACACATCATCAATCTGTTTTGTCTTGTGTTTTCTCTAACTGTTTTATATATTTGCTGGGATTATTGTCAGTTAAGAATGTGTACCCCCCGTTTAATGCATTTCCGTCCGGCACTGAACGCTCAGTTTTCCGTGTTTGAATATCATCATCCAGGAAAGCTCGACTCGAATCAGTTTtgcattttttccttcaaataaAACGTGATTCAGTTGATTCAAACATACAAAATGTATAAGTGAGCCGTGGGGCTAATGTTGCATTTCGGGCCGATACAACACGAAATCAGTAGCGGATCCCATTCAACCACAAGCACGATCTGGCTTGTAGATTTTATTATCTGTGCATTCAACTTTATATATCGAAGTGCTTGCGCTGCAGTGTGTTAACAAAATACTTATAGCCCAGTGAATAAAAGTAAGCTATATAGAAAGTCGACACGACCAAACACGCACGTAAAGTTGGAAAGCCCGGCAATGGACCCTAACTCGCACAGTTTTGTCACACAAAGGCATGGCAACATAAAGGCTCGATCACACAGTCCTTTTTTTGTCCGCATATTTCGAGGTCACATGGTTTGACCTGACCTAGTATGCAAATCACCGTGACGTCATAACACAATCGCGCAGGCCGCAGCAAGGCCTGCGACAGGTGTGCTCAGTTGTGGCTTACACCACAGGCGCCAGAAACGCTGAAACTAActaatttcatttcattttcaacacCGTACCGTGGCCTTTCTCTCATGTGTGCAGTGATGGTGGCTATTTTGAGCCAAGTCTATTTCTGGGTGTATcacaaaacacaacatacaAAGCAACTGAGACGCAGTGCGCCAATGCAGATTGGGCCGAGATGTTTTTACTGAGCCTGAGAGGGCGGACGGGTGTGCTCATGTTTCGAGTTTTGTCGAATACGGTCATCAGATTACCACCGCCTGCATCCAATACAAATGGACATATATTTCAACATGTTATTTATCAGTGCGTTGTGGTGACCTTGACTCAATTGTTGTCATGAACGGCCTAACtggctttgttttgtttcatcaGTCTTCTCAGTGTCATGAAGTAGTCAGTGTACGTAGACATACACGTACACTGACGTACGAatttgcacacacactgaccgggACAATTTCAAATGGCTTTTATCCTACTTggcgattttttttaaacgcacacaTTTCTTGATATTCATTTACCGGCGTTGGTGATGCCAAACGACCTGCATCGCTAAATAGTATTACAataaatgtattacaatttaaatgtattacagtggaacctcctgcCTACACTGAGCAACCACCAAAAAGGATCCCTGATGAGGTGTTTTTTCCCCCCTGCATCATCCTTTCAATATCGACCACATGGTCAGTACagcgaccacttttggtcggtctggccttgggtggtcgttaccctgacaggttcgactgtacaatATATCTGATATCAGTGATATAATCACAGTTTCTGGTGATAGGCAAGTACTACGGCGACGCCGGGTGTAAAAAAGGCCTCGCAAATAATTATGTAACAAAGTACACGGAAAGTAACGTATTTATAGTTCCGGATATCCGCATACGTACAGTGACTCGAAACGAACAGATACGAGACATGGCAGAtcattatgggggccaggag is from Littorina saxatilis isolate snail1 linkage group LG5, US_GU_Lsax_2.0, whole genome shotgun sequence and encodes:
- the LOC138966221 gene encoding zinc finger protein 367-like: MVSQKLKMHPLSFTPDHNVQFSYMRFSEADDTSFRHDTNNSVFDTGFQRNSKNQTDSSKRGRPRADVVTSLILRGSASKGKIRCDVCSRIFPREKSLQAHMRTHTGERPYACDFPGCDKAFCQSGQLKTHQRLHTGEKPFACSDEGCSSRFTHANRHCNEHPYAGLRRVKTEVTGPERYWDYADHSSISQWLLKQSELKLTKTKKKKPRSMKRKHSTDCLVETSDDDDVSSSISSQTSHCDTAQADDVMKAQITSADQDQRDKWIGALALIELSSGFSFQ